Proteins found in one Cricetulus griseus strain 17A/GY chromosome X, alternate assembly CriGri-PICRH-1.0, whole genome shotgun sequence genomic segment:
- the LOC100761610 gene encoding LOW QUALITY PROTEIN: mitochondrial import receptor subunit TOM20 homolog (The sequence of the model RefSeq protein was modified relative to this genomic sequence to represent the inferred CDS: inserted 4 bases in 2 codons), with protein MVGQNSDIAVGICSSLFIRYHIYFDCKRRSDPNFKNRLQERRKKQKLAKERTGLSKLHYLKDAEAVQKFFLEEIQLGEELLAQSEYEKGVDNLKNAIVVCAQPQQLLQXTLPPPXFQMLLTKLPTISQRTVSAQTLAEDDVE; from the exons ATGGTAGGCCAGAACAGTGACATCGCTGTGGGCATATGCAGTTCCCTCTTCATCAGGTACCATATATACTTTGACTGCAAAAGGAGGAGTGACCCCAACTTCAAGAACAGGCTTCAAGAacgaagaaagaaacagaagcttGCTAAGGAAAGAACTGGGCTTTCCAAGTTACATTATTTAAAAGATGCTGAAGCTGTTCAAAAATTCTTCCTTGAAGAGATACAGCTTGGGGAAGAGTTATTAGCACAAAGTGAATATGAGAAGGGTGTAGACAACCTGAAAAATGCAATTGTTGTGTGTGCACAGCCTCAGCAGCTGCTGCA GACTCTTCCTCCACC GTTCCAGATGCTTCTGACCAAGCTTCCAACCATTAGTCAGAGAACTGTAAGTGCTCAGACTTTGGCTGAAGATGATGTGGAATGA